Proteins encoded together in one Anguilla anguilla isolate fAngAng1 chromosome 9, fAngAng1.pri, whole genome shotgun sequence window:
- the LOC118234937 gene encoding vascular endothelial growth factor C-like translates to MWMFFTAAVWIAGALALARGYGFGQDYYEAAGDTEDTELGSVGESRLDGVTSVDELLEMLYPEYSLVQHCLRKRAPTTPYPPGPKEGLWGSPLQAAHYKVDGTLEAIMEEMQRVACRPREVCLEVSKEYPESTSHFYVPRCVSVYRCGGCCNHEALFCTNTSQSLVNKTLVQLSPPQSERTVIMATFVNHTACECQPKRPLRPIIRRAAAFHHSLCSPPDTPCDVGLVWDPTGCQCVSEDESALSAAELDPLDAALLALCGPSKVLDEERCECVCQNGLTEASCGPGWRLDEAACECVCEGQPAPGACPPNQRWDPELCGCVCSASCPRSQPLNPETCLCQCRESSQTCLLQGKKFNPQTCSCYRLPCRNPHRKCPTGFYYSHYVCHCVPNYMRSGEWN, encoded by the exons CTTGGCAGTGTGGGAGAGAGCCGCCTGGACGGGGTGACCAGCGTGGACGAGCTCCTGGAGATGCTTTACCCCGAATACAGCCTGGTCCAGCACTGCCTGCGCAAGAGGGCGCCCACCACCCCCTACCCGCCCGGCCCAAAGGAGGGCCTGTGGGGCAGCCCCCTCCAGGCCGCCCACTACAAGGTCGACGGGACCTTAGAAG CCATCATGGAGGAGATGCAGCGTGTGGCCTGTCGCCCACGGGAGGTGTGTCTGGAGGTGTCTAAGGAGTACCCAGAGAGCACCAGCCACTTCTACGTGCCccgctgtgtgtctgtgtaccgCTGCGGAGGCTGCTGCAACCACGAGGCCCTGTTCTGCACCAACACCAGTCAGAGCCTGGTCAACAAGACC CTGGTTCAGCTGTCCCCACCACAGTCGGAGCGCACTGTGATCATGGCAACCTTCGTCAACCACACAGCCTGCGAGTGTCAGCCCAAGAGACCGCTCCGCCCCATCATACGGAGAGCGGCCGCCTTCCACCACTCCCT gtgtTCTCCCCCAGACACCCCCTGTGACGTGGGGCTGGTCTGGGATCCCACAGGTTGTCAGTGTGTATCCGAAGACGAGAGCGCTCTGTCCGCAGCTGAGCTGG ACCCCCTGGacgccgccctgctggccctCTGTGGCCCCAGCAAGGTCCTGGACGAGGAGCGGTGCGAGTGCGTGTGCCAGAACGGGCTGACGGAGGCCAGCTGTGGGCCGGGGTGGCGGCTGGACGAGGCGGCctgcgagtgcgtgtgcgagGGCCAGCCGGCCCCCGGGGCCTGCCCGCCCAACCAGCGCTGGGACCCTGAGCTGTGCGGCTGCGTCTGCAGCGCCAGCTGCCCCCGCAGCCAGCCCCTCAACCCCGAGACCTGCCTGTGCCAGTGCCGGGAGAGCTCCCAGACGTGCCTGCTGCAGGGCAAGAAGTTCAACCCCCAGACCTGCAG CTGCTATCGGCTGCCCTGCAGGAATCCGCACAGGAAGTGTCCCACAGGCTTCTATTACAGCCACTATGTCTGTCACTGTGTCCCCAACTACATGAGGTCGGGGGAGTGGAACTAA